The Chryseobacterium sp. G0186 genome includes the window CTGTACCATGGTGGTATTTTTCATTCCAAGAGGTGAGAAAATATATTCATTGGCGAGTTCTGCAATAGACTTATTCAAAGTATCTTCCAATGCCATCTGGACAATTACGTAACCGCCGCCGCTATATTCAAAATTGGTTCCTGGCGTAAACAGGAATTCAATTTCCTTGTTGTATCTCGGAATCTGCCCTAAAAGACTCTGTATTATGGTTGGAATTTTTTCCCCTTCATAATGATCCTCAAATCCACCCTGAGAGGTACCGGCAGTATGATTAAAAAACTGTTTCCAGGTTGGGCTATTATTTTCCGTGAACTTACTCTTTGGCAAATGCCAACGCTTTAAATACTTATCTATTGGATCATTTAAATTAATGAGACCCTTTTCTTCAAGAATATGACAAAGAAGTGCGGTAATTGGTTTTGAAATAGATGCCGTAGAAAAAGCTGTATTTTCATCTATTTTTTCTTTAGAATTCATAGATTTCACCCCAAATTGATTGGAATAGACCACCTTATAGTTCTCAAAAACAACCACACTAAATCCGGGAAGTTTATATTTTTCTAATTGTTGATTAATATGTAGACTATCTGTAAGAAAATTATAGTTTTTGGTGGAAGTCTGTGCATTGTTGCTTGTTTTGCAACTAGACATTATTAATGTAAAAATTAATAAATAAAAAATATTTTTCATGGTTTCTTATTCTATTTTAAAAATATATTTTGCCTACATTTTTTGACAAAGCAACTCAGATTCGTGCTTTCAAAAAAATAACTTATTCAGCTTATTGAGGTTTTTATGTAATCTGTAGAATTTCTTATTCAGAGTTTAATTTGCAATTCTTGTACCTGTATTTATTTCAATACCGTATCATAAATTTGATTCAGCAGATCTTGTCTCAATTTTGAATTTCTCTGGTCAAGAAGAATGATAATACCCCAATTTTTAGCTCTGTTGTAACAGATGATAGAAGATTGTCCCATAGAATCGCCGGACTTTAAATAGATGGTATTCTGGTCATCAGTACTGATGTTCAACCCTAATCCCATTTCTCTTTTTTCATCTTTGTAATAGATTTTTTCTGTGATGATAGCAGCTTTACCTACTGCTGTTTTGTTATCTAAAATCCCTTTTAAATAGGTAATCATATCAGAAGCGTTAGATTTTATTAATCCGGCAGGAGCGGTAACATTCCATGTAAAAAATTCCTGAATACCTCCATTAGGATTGTGAGCCGTAGTAATATTTTTTACATTAAAATCCTTAGTTAATGTATTCGTCATGCGTAATGGCTTTATTATTTTAGCTCTGATGATTTCATCATAAGTCTTACCATATGCTTTTTCTACTATCTGCCCCAGTAAAGTATATCCAATCGTAGAATAACGGTATTTTCCATAGTCTTTTAGCTCAGTGCAATTATTGATGATAGTGGACAATGTCTCTTCTGTGACACCGCTTACAGGTTGTTGAGGATTCAGTTCTATCAATTTTGCAAAATCTATATCAGGTAATCCCGATTGATGAGAAGCCAGGTCCGAAATTTTAATTTTATTTTTAAGATTCTTGTTCAGCACATATTGTTTCGGAAGAAAATTGTCTATATAATCGTCTACCTTGAATTTGTTATCCATAACTGCCTGAGCAATTAAATTGGATGTCATAATTTTAGTAATCGATGCGATTTCGAATATGGAATTTTTATTAATTTCTGCTGAGCTGTCAGCATTCAAACGACCATATGAAATATAGTGTTCTTTATTATTTTTAATAAACCCTACACTCATCCCTATGTTAGGATTTTTTTGATGACTTACATTGATTATTGAATCAATTTTTTTGGTGATATCCTGTGCAAAAGATAAGTTACTTATTAATAAAAGTGCTGCTACAAATTTTAGTGAAGTTTTCATTGTATCGATTTTTTTATGTTTAACAATTATTTCGATACAAAGATGTGGAAGAACGTAAACCTATGCGACCGAATAAAAGTAATCGGTCACATTTATTAAAAAAAATGGGTATGAATCTTTAAAAAAGCAAGTACGAGCAATTACAAAACACTGACTTGCAAACTATTACGATATTGCGTTGGTGTATTTCCGGTATGTTTTTTAAAAGCCGTATTAAAAGAAGATTTAGAATTAAAACCTACTTCATACAAGATTTCAAGGATAGTGACTTTGCTTTTTGAGACATCTTTTAAAATTTCCATGGCACTTTCAATACGATAAGTATTTACAAAGTCATAAAAATGTTGTCCTAGCTGATGATTAATTAAAACAGATAATTCTCGGGTAGGAATTTGAACATTTTCAGAAATATCCTGAATGGTTACAGAAGGATTAAGAAACGGTTTTTCTTCCATCATATACTTCTTTAATTTCAAGAGTTCCTCATTGTACTTTTCTTCATTAACAACTGATTGCTCGTTATCTTTTTCTTCCAGAATAATTTCAGAGACAAGTTTTAATTTTGAATCTACATTTCTAAATAAGTCAGGATTATTCAATGCTTTGAATAAATACCAGCAAATAATAAACGGCTGAAGCAGCAGAATTCCAAACTTTATCCATTCCGAAATGTATGGATAATCGGAAAATTTGAAAATATTCTTTAAAAGAGCGACTGAATATAAGACAGTAAGTACTACCGTAAACTGAAACAGCCAGTTATAGGAATTAATATGAGTGCCCGCATTATTTTCAAGATATAATTTTTTTGTCTTTTTCAACAGCATAAAAACAGCAACAAAATAGACAACAAACTGAATATGAAACAGAATATGAATGAATTGTAATTCTATCATATCTTGACGGTTGGTAATAAAATTAATTTTAGAAGCAGCATCTACTGTATAAAAACGAGGCAACAAAACGATATTTACGATCAAAAAGGGAAGCAGATGCAGGAGGTATTTGGGTTTAAGCTTAAAATCAGAATAACAGACCGATACTACATAGAGATAAAAGACAGGAATTTGTAAAAATGCCAGTGTGGTCCTCAGCATTCCCAGATTGGAGGGACCATCAACGACTAGACTAAATAAAGGTTCGCTTAAATCAATTGCAGCTATTACGAGAAAAGCAGCAAAAAGAACATTACTTGTCTTGTATTTTGTTTTAACCGTAAGAAGGAAAAATGCAAGAATTAATGAAATAAGTATAGAGATTACAGTAACAATAAGCAATACATTAACTTTATCCATTCTTTACTCTTTTTTGTTCATTTTTTATTTCAGGAAAGTAGTTTTTTGTCAGATTACAGATGAAATTCATACGATTATGACAATGCTATTCATCTCAAAACTGAACCGTGCAAATATAGAAATTAGATTGGATTTGCTTTTATTTTTTTCAAAAAAATTGAATCCTAAATGCTTGCCATAAAAAGACTACATATGCCCACACAACAGAATATAATATTGTAAGCTACCCAACTTTGTCTCCATTCTAAATGATAGATTGTTTCATTTTATACTTATACTCTTTAGGGCTTATATTTCCTAGTGCTTCATGTGGTCTGTTGTAATTATATTCTATCCACCATTGATTTGCTTTTTCTTCTGCATCCTGCAAGTTCTTAAAAACATACATATTAAGAAGTTCATCTCTACAGCTTTTATTCAGCCTTTCAATAAGGCTGTTCTGTGTTGGCTTTCCTGGCTGTATGTATTGAATATGCACCTTATTTTCCTGCGCCCACAACTGAAGAGTTTTGGAGATAAATTCAGGGCCATTATCTACCCGTATTCGTTGTGGTTTCCGCCCCTGCTGTTTTAACTGATCCAAAACCCTTACAACTCTTGCAGAAGTAATACTGGTATCAACTTCCATAGAAAGTAATTCCCGATTATAGTCATCAGCAATATTTAATATCCTGAACCTTCTCCCATCATATAAACTATCGCTCATAAAATCCATACTCCAGCATTCATCAGACCTCAAAGGAATCTGGATATTCTCTTTAATACGGCTGGGTAACCTTTTTCTTATCCTTCTGCGGATACTCATTTTTAAGGCTACATAAACCCTGTGAACTCGTTTATGATTCCAGCCATAGCCTAAATTCCGAATCTTATGATAGAGCTTCCAAAATCCGTAACCAGGATGTTCTTCCGAGATTTGCGTTAAGACGAAGATTAATTCATCATCATTTTTCTTGCTCTTATAACGATAACTACGCCTGCTGATACCAATTGCTAAACAACTTTTCCTTTCACTTAAATTGTAGGTATGACGGATAAAGTTGACAATTTCACGTAAACCAGAAGGCTTTACCACTTTTTTGACAAAACATCCTTTAAGGCTTCAATCTCTAAACAGCGTTCTGCATAAAGTTTCTTAAGTTTTGAGTTTTCTGATTCTAATTCTCGCATCTTTTGAATATCTGAACTTTCCATACCCGAATATTTGCTCTTCCAACGATAGAAAGTTCCTTGCGTAATGCCATGATTGCGACAAATTTCAATAACACTCTTTCCCTGTTCCTGTTCTTTTAAGATTCCAAAAACCTGGAGTTCCGAATATTTACTCTTTTTCATATTTAAATTTAAAATTTTTATTGTAAAAATTCTATCTTTAAATGGATACATTTTTAGGGAAGTTTACAATATTCTGAATTACTGATTAATCATTTCTTTTATTAAACTTAATACGGAATGCAATATGTTGCAGATAAAAAACGCTAAAACTAACTTTTACAACGATTTGTAAAAATATTAGTATCAGTAAAGATGAATAAATTCAATGGAACCCGTTAGCATTATAAACATTGGTTTTAATCTCCACCGCCTCTTTACTCTTCATATAAAAATTAAAGTTAATTTTCCATTTTGAAGTCATACTATTAATTGATAGATTTGGTTCTGCTAATATCCACCAGCCTCAAATCGTGAGGTTTTGTGATAAGTAACCATGATATAAAACAATCAATTATGACAAAAATAAAATTGTCTCTATTTGTTATTACGATTACCGCATTATTTACAAGCAGCAATCTATCCGCCCAAATAACCTCCAAAGAAGTAGATGTACTCGTTGACAATGCGATGGAAAAGTTCCATGTTGCCGGGGTAGCTGTAGCCATTGTAAAAGACGGTAAGATCATTCACAAAAAAGGCTATGGTGTAAAATCAATAGATACAAAATCACTTATTGATGAGCATACAAACTTTGAAATTGCTTCTAATAGTAAAGCGTTTACAACTGCTGCCTTATCAATTTTGGTAGATGAGGGAAAACTTTCCTGGGATGATACTGTTAAAAAGTATATTCCTGAATTTAAAATGTACAATGACTATGTGACAGAAAATTTCACGATAGAAGATTTATTATGTCATCGTAGTGGGCTTGGTTTAGGCGCCGGAGATTTAATGATGTTTCCTGACGGTACAGACTTTAGTATTAAGGATGTGATAAAGTCCTTCCAGTACTTCACTCCTGTTTCAGGTTTCCGAACTCAATTTAATTATGATAATCAATTGTATTTGGTCGCTGGTGAAGTCATTGCAAGAGTAAGTGGAATGAATTGGGAAACCTTTGTTCAAAAACGTATTATGGAACCCCTGCAAATGAAAAATTCCTTCAGCTCCATAAGTCAGGTAAAAGATATCGGGTTAATGGCTTCTCCACATTCCTCAGAATCGGGTATTATAAAAAAAATACCTTTATATGGGGCAATGGTAAATGGTGCTGCAGGAGGTATAGTTTCCAATGTTGATGACATGTCCCAATGGATGCTTGTGCAGCTCAATAAAGGTAAATATGGTTCCGGTTTAGACAAACAGCTTTTCACCAAGGAAAGACAAAATGAAATGTGGACAATTCATACCGTTGATCAAATCAATCCCAACCCGAGGTATAACCAACATTTTAATGGGTATGGTTTAGGCTGGAATTTATCTGATATGAAAGGAAATCTCAGTGTTTCCCATACAGGCGGACTACCCGGGATGCTTTCTATTGTTACCATGATTCCTGATTTAAATTTGGGTATTGTCATTCTCACCAACACAGAAAACGGAGGCTCCGGTGTTTTCTCTTCGGTGAGCCAAACCATTATTGACAGTTATTTAGGGCTTAACAATTACGGTTGGGTAGATAAGTATGCCGCTTACTTTCAGTCTCAAAAAGAATCTGGGGATGAAGTAACCAAAAAGGTTTGGGAAACAGTAAGCAAAGCAAAAAATACCACCATAAAAAACGAGGATTTAATTGGATTGTATGAAGATCAATGGTTTGGAAAAATTGAAGTCTTCTTAAAAGGAAATCAATTATGGTTTAAATCCTATCGTTCACCAAAGCTAAATGGGCCAATGAGTTTTTATAAAGCAAATACTTTTGCCATTAAATGGGAATATAAAGATATGAACTGTGATGCCTTTGCTATGTTTAATTTAGATGAAAATGGAAAAGCACAGAGCATAAAAATGAAGGGAATCTCCCCGAATATAGACTTTAGCTTCGACTTTCATGATTTGAATTTGCAACGATTAAAAAATTAATCATCATTCAAATTTGAATAAAAACGGCAAATATCTGGGATATTTGCCGTTTTTTATTATTAAAACTAATTGATTCTATTAATTGCCTGTGTTGAGTACTGCAGATCCAAAGGGATTATCCACGATCCATAATCACTCAATTCTTTATTTTTTTCTGGATAAGGATATTATTGAGCTTTTTGAACAAAATCATTCCATTGTTTATTAAGATGGATAAGTGCCTGCTT containing:
- a CDS encoding helix-turn-helix domain-containing protein, with the protein product MDKVNVLLIVTVISILISLILAFFLLTVKTKYKTSNVLFAAFLVIAAIDLSEPLFSLVVDGPSNLGMLRTTLAFLQIPVFYLYVVSVCYSDFKLKPKYLLHLLPFLIVNIVLLPRFYTVDAASKINFITNRQDMIELQFIHILFHIQFVVYFVAVFMLLKKTKKLYLENNAGTHINSYNWLFQFTVVLTVLYSVALLKNIFKFSDYPYISEWIKFGILLLQPFIICWYLFKALNNPDLFRNVDSKLKLVSEIILEEKDNEQSVVNEEKYNEELLKLKKYMMEEKPFLNPSVTIQDISENVQIPTRELSVLINHQLGQHFYDFVNTYRIESAMEILKDVSKSKVTILEILYEVGFNSKSSFNTAFKKHTGNTPTQYRNSLQVSVL
- a CDS encoding serine hydrolase domain-containing protein, which translates into the protein MKTSLKFVAALLLISNLSFAQDITKKIDSIINVSHQKNPNIGMSVGFIKNNKEHYISYGRLNADSSAEINKNSIFEIASITKIMTSNLIAQAVMDNKFKVDDYIDNFLPKQYVLNKNLKNKIKISDLASHQSGLPDIDFAKLIELNPQQPVSGVTEETLSTIINNCTELKDYGKYRYSTIGYTLLGQIVEKAYGKTYDEIIRAKIIKPLRMTNTLTKDFNVKNITTAHNPNGGIQEFFTWNVTAPAGLIKSNASDMITYLKGILDNKTAVGKAAIITEKIYYKDEKREMGLGLNISTDDQNTIYLKSGDSMGQSSIICYNRAKNWGIIILLDQRNSKLRQDLLNQIYDTVLK
- a CDS encoding serine hydrolase is translated as MTKIKLSLFVITITALFTSSNLSAQITSKEVDVLVDNAMEKFHVAGVAVAIVKDGKIIHKKGYGVKSIDTKSLIDEHTNFEIASNSKAFTTAALSILVDEGKLSWDDTVKKYIPEFKMYNDYVTENFTIEDLLCHRSGLGLGAGDLMMFPDGTDFSIKDVIKSFQYFTPVSGFRTQFNYDNQLYLVAGEVIARVSGMNWETFVQKRIMEPLQMKNSFSSISQVKDIGLMASPHSSESGIIKKIPLYGAMVNGAAGGIVSNVDDMSQWMLVQLNKGKYGSGLDKQLFTKERQNEMWTIHTVDQINPNPRYNQHFNGYGLGWNLSDMKGNLSVSHTGGLPGMLSIVTMIPDLNLGIVILTNTENGGSGVFSSVSQTIIDSYLGLNNYGWVDKYAAYFQSQKESGDEVTKKVWETVSKAKNTTIKNEDLIGLYEDQWFGKIEVFLKGNQLWFKSYRSPKLNGPMSFYKANTFAIKWEYKDMNCDAFAMFNLDENGKAQSIKMKGISPNIDFSFDFHDLNLQRLKN
- a CDS encoding IS3 family transposase (programmed frameshift), with product MKKSKYSELQVFGILKEQEQGKSVIEICRNHGITQGTFYRWKSKYSGMESSDIQKMRELESENSKLKKLYAERCLEIEALKDVLSKKLVKPSGLREIVNFIRHTYNLSERKSCLAIGISRRSYRYKSKKNDDELIFVLTQISEEHPGYGFWKLYHKIRNLGYGWNHKRVHRVYVALKMSIRRRIRKRLPSRIKENIQIPLRSDECWSMDFMSDSLYDGRRFRILNIADDYNRELLSMEVDTSITSARVVRVLDQLKQQGRKPQRIRVDNGPEFISKTLQLWAQENKVHIQYIQPGKPTQNSLIERLNKSCRDELLNMYVFKNLQDAEEKANQWWIEYNYNRPHEALGNISPKEYKYKMKQSII